CGAATGTGTTCTCCATGTTTGAGCAGGCTCAGATCCAGGAATTTAAAGAGGTGAAAGCTGTTCGACCAATTTTTCCCCcacttattttacatttggCTGGGAACAACACACCCATTGTGGAAATGGCCTATGAACATGCATGTTAGTGTTTCCgtcttaaaaaacacacagcaacacatacagaggtttctatttctttttcccTCTGCATCGTCCTCTCTTTCCATTTCCATTGTTCACCATTGTAGTATGTCCACCTGTCTATTTTTCTGTCCCTGGCATGTCAGCAGTGAGGCTTGTGGTATGCTGGTATGACGGTCAGTGGTGCCCAGACATTCAGACTGTGTCATCAGTGATTAGCCTGCAGATAAACTGCTGGGCATGCCCTGGATGCCAGGCTAAACCTCGGGGGGGGCACAGGTTATAAATACTTAACAGTGGTCATCTATAAAGATGGCACACAAAATATtcaaggaaagaaagagaattgaaaaaagtgtgtcaCAGATTACGATTTTTCTGTCTGAAGAAGTGGGCTGGAAGCATGTGGCTGTTATCTGTTTTTTGAGGAAGAAAGACTAATTCATGTGTACTGTACTTCCACCTGTGCGCTGACCTCAGGCCTTCACTATCATGGACCAGAACAGAGACGGATTCATCGACAAGAATGATCTGAGGGACACTTTTGCTGCTCTAGGTATGTCGACATCCCTCATGTTCAGTCTTACAAGATGCTTTGTTGATTCGTTTTCATTGCAGATAAAGAACATAGTCATGAGCTACATTGCAAAACAGATTCTAGATCAACAACACTCGAGCTCCATATTTTTCGGATTCTGCTTAATCTGATTGTGTCGTATGTTCACGTTTGTTGCCGTAGGACGTCTCAATGTGAAACAGGAAGAGATTGACGAGATGCTCAAAGAGGCTCCTGGCCCAATCAACTTCACTGTCTTCCTTACCATGTTTGGTGAGAAGCTGAAAGGTAAAGACAGGCTAAAGATGAAAATGGAATCACAAAAACTAAACCTAAGTCATGCAAGCTGAGGATTTTATTTGAGTTTGTTTCAGGAACTATACTGACTGGTTTAATGTCTTATATTCTCTATATCTATTATTAATCTAATATATGTTTAATATCTAGGTGCTGATCCAGAGGAGACCATCCTCAACGCGTTTAAAGTCTTTGACCCTGAGGGGAAAGGTGTGCTGAGGAAGGACTAGTAAGTGAATTAACACACTCTTGACTCCACGTCAATttgcaaaatgcaaatacattgcGAAGGATGATATGTAAGTTTTTCACTCAAAATGTATGACCTCATCTGAGTTTGACTGTAATGATTCATCCATTAGAACCTGCACATTTCCTCCTGGTGTGAGTTACTTGTCATCTCATccagtgttttctcttttttcctgttcAGTGTGACACAGATGCTGACAACACAAGCAGACCGATTTTCCCCTGAAGAGGTACATTGTGGTCCTTTTATCCTACTCATTGTTACGTctgatggctgtgtgtgtgtgtgtgtgtgtgtgtgtgtgtgtgtgtgtgtgtgtgtgtgtgtgtgtgtgtgtgtgtgtgtgtgtgtgtgtgtgtgtgtgtgtgcgtgcgtgcgtgcgtgcgtgcgtgcgtgtgtgtgtgtgcgtgtgtgtgtgaaaagtccTTTTATCCTAATACTCATTATTATGTCTGATTGagtctgtgtgagtgagtgggtgATTCCGCCATGCACAGAAGGATAGACATCATCATGATGATTGTCTGAATTGACGTCatgaacatttttataaaaaaacaaactgaacttAGTGAGTCATCATCCCACCTTTTCAAGCATGCTGGGCTGTTGTCTTTTTGAAGTGCTAAAGCTCTTATGaaagtgatgatgatggtagtgatgttcttttttttattattagatgGAGCAGATGTTCGCTGCATTCCCCCCAGATGTAGCCGGGAACCTGGACTACAATAATCTGGTTCACATCATTACCCACGGAGAGGAAAAGGACCAGGAGTAAACCTTTTTTGTCAACTTGTTCATCGAATAGAAAGTCCGTCTTTTGCTGGTACGTGACTTGATTGTGGCCCACTGCCTTGAAGGAGACATGGACCGTGGTTTAT
The Etheostoma cragini isolate CJK2018 chromosome 4, CSU_Ecrag_1.0, whole genome shotgun sequence genome window above contains:
- the myl2a gene encoding myosin regulatory light chain 2, ventricular/cardiac muscle isoform; this encodes MAPKKAKKRSAEGANSNVFSMFEQAQIQEFKEAFTIMDQNRDGFIDKNDLRDTFAALGRLNVKQEEIDEMLKEAPGPINFTVFLTMFGEKLKGADPEETILNAFKVFDPEGKGVLRKDYVTQMLTTQADRFSPEEMEQMFAAFPPDVAGNLDYNNLVHIITHGEEKDQE